One Streptomyces hundungensis DNA segment encodes these proteins:
- the mycP gene encoding type VII secretion-associated serine protease mycosin yields MREKLMPKSGRRCKRGSAAVSALCGLLLLDAAVTPAWADSMREKQWFLDAMKADDMWHTSRGTGITVAVIDSGVDSSNPDLAGRILPGRDFAQGQPGDEHTDLEGHGTGMAGLIAGTGARDGGFGAFGLAPGAKILPVRMPKSGDVNQAEGDKRFNVTASQAIRYAADHDARVINISLASAEGSPQLSAAVKYALDKGSLVFAAVGNSGDSGNEVEYPAATPGVVGVGAVGKDLHRTAWSQYGPQVDMAAPGAEMVHACGGKTGLCKTDGTSDASALASASAALIWSKHPTWTNNQVLRVMLNTIGAPTDGSKRNDSIGYGIVRPRVALENPGDPGPADVYPLPDLTPSPTPSAPSPAAAPARADAPQASKPEDGSTSAPYWVVGATGILVVGLGLWALRKRRQGVGAL; encoded by the coding sequence GTGCGAGAGAAGCTCATGCCAAAGAGCGGTCGTCGGTGTAAACGCGGGTCTGCTGCGGTATCGGCTTTGTGTGGCCTGTTGTTGCTGGACGCCGCAGTCACACCGGCCTGGGCGGATTCGATGCGCGAAAAGCAGTGGTTCCTCGACGCCATGAAGGCCGACGACATGTGGCACACCAGTAGGGGAACAGGCATCACCGTCGCTGTGATTGATTCAGGCGTCGACTCAAGTAATCCCGATTTGGCCGGACGAATTCTGCCAGGAAGGGACTTTGCGCAGGGGCAGCCCGGCGACGAACACACTGACTTGGAAGGTCACGGCACCGGCATGGCCGGGCTGATCGCTGGAACGGGGGCACGAGATGGCGGATTCGGCGCCTTCGGTCTTGCTCCGGGCGCAAAGATCCTGCCAGTCCGCATGCCTAAATCAGGTGACGTTAATCAAGCCGAAGGCGATAAGCGGTTCAATGTCACGGCTTCCCAGGCTATTCGCTACGCAGCCGACCATGACGCGAGAGTCATCAACATTTCTCTGGCGAGCGCCGAAGGTTCGCCCCAGCTAAGTGCAGCAGTGAAATACGCTTTGGATAAAGGTTCGTTGGTATTCGCTGCCGTTGGGAACAGTGGCGACAGCGGCAACGAAGTCGAGTACCCCGCTGCTACGCCGGGTGTTGTGGGCGTGGGCGCCGTCGGCAAGGACCTTCACAGGACCGCATGGTCGCAATACGGCCCCCAGGTGGACATGGCCGCCCCGGGCGCCGAGATGGTCCACGCCTGCGGAGGCAAGACCGGCCTCTGCAAGACCGACGGCACCAGCGACGCATCGGCCCTCGCCTCCGCCTCCGCCGCCCTGATCTGGTCCAAGCACCCGACCTGGACCAACAACCAAGTACTCCGAGTCATGCTGAACACCATCGGCGCCCCCACCGACGGGTCGAAGCGGAACGACTCGATCGGCTACGGGATCGTCCGCCCCCGCGTCGCCCTGGAGAACCCCGGCGACCCGGGCCCGGCGGACGTATACCCTCTGCCCGACCTCACGCCGTCACCGACACCCTCCGCACCGAGCCCGGCCGCCGCCCCGGCCAGGGCGGACGCGCCCCAGGCAAGCAAGCCTGAAGACGGGTCAACTAGCGCGCCCTACTGGGTGGTTGGTGCGACAGGCATCCTGGTCGTAGGTCTAGGACTCTGGGCTCTGCGCAAGCGTCGCCAAGGAGTCGGCGCCCTCTGA
- a CDS encoding DUF4097 family beta strand repeat-containing protein translates to MTTTRLRTRSVAAVPRTALTALTALTVLAVGALGGCGPMDDTTFKDDTTVKSTITAVRIDGTSDGFRVRGKQGLTTSSVHREVTYRGKKKPTGSTYRVENGVLVLGGCAGRCSVDYVVDVPAGIPVTGSTKAGGLSLSAVGQVQVSTGDGAVKVRGATGPVDIRTSNGSIDANGLKGTATTARTSNGAITLTPATVQDVTAQTSNGSITVTAPRAPYRVSAQSTHGHKALGITDAPSAPHHLTLTTTNGAITLNPAK, encoded by the coding sequence ATGACCACCACACGACTGCGTACCCGCTCCGTCGCGGCCGTGCCACGCACCGCTCTCACCGCTCTCACCGCCCTCACCGTCCTCGCGGTCGGCGCACTCGGCGGATGCGGCCCGATGGACGACACGACGTTCAAGGACGACACGACGGTGAAGTCCACGATCACGGCGGTACGCATAGACGGGACGTCGGACGGCTTCCGGGTCCGCGGAAAGCAGGGCCTCACCACCTCCTCCGTGCACCGCGAGGTCACCTACCGGGGCAAGAAGAAGCCGACGGGATCGACGTATCGCGTCGAGAACGGCGTCCTGGTCCTCGGCGGCTGCGCGGGCCGCTGCTCGGTGGACTACGTGGTGGACGTCCCGGCCGGGATCCCCGTCACGGGCTCGACCAAGGCGGGCGGCCTGAGCCTGTCCGCCGTCGGTCAGGTGCAGGTGTCGACGGGCGACGGCGCCGTCAAGGTCCGGGGCGCGACGGGCCCGGTCGACATCCGCACGAGCAACGGCTCGATCGACGCGAACGGCCTGAAGGGCACGGCCACCACCGCCCGCACCTCCAACGGCGCGATCACCCTCACCCCCGCCACCGTCCAGGACGTCACGGCCCAGACCAGCAACGGCAGCATCACGGTGACGGCCCCCCGCGCCCCCTACCGGGTCTCGGCCCAGTCCACCCACGGCCACAAGGCCCTCGGCATAACCGACGCCCCCTCCGCCCCCCACCACCTCACCCTGACGACCACCAACGGCGCCATAACCCTGAACCCGGCCAAGTAA
- the groL gene encoding chaperonin GroEL (60 kDa chaperone family; promotes refolding of misfolded polypeptides especially under stressful conditions; forms two stacked rings of heptamers to form a barrel-shaped 14mer; ends can be capped by GroES; misfolded proteins enter the barrel where they are refolded when GroES binds) codes for MAKIIAFDEEARRGLERGMNQLADAVKVTLGPKGRNVVLEKKWGAPTITNDGVSIAKEIELEDPYEKIGAELVKEVAKKTDDVAGDGTTTATVLAQALVREGLRNVAAGANPMALKRGIEKAVEAVSAALLEQAKDVETKEQIASTASISAADTQIGELIAEAMDKVGKEGVITVEESQTFGLELELTEGMRFDKGYISAYFATDMERMEASLDDPYILIVNSKISSVKDLLPLLEKVMQSGKPLLIIAEDVEGEALSTLVVNKIRGTFKSVAVKAPGFGDRRKAMLGDIAILTGGTVISEEVGLKLENAGLDLLGRARKVVITKDETTIVDGSGDSDQVQGRVNQIRAEIENSDSDYDREKLQERLAKLAGGVAVIKAGAATEVELKERKHRIEDAVRNAKAAVEEGIVAGGGVALLQASAVFDKLELEGDEATGAKAVKLALEAPLKQIAVNGGLEGGVIVEKVRNLPVGHGLNAATGEYVDMIAEGIIDPAKVTRSALQNAASIAALFLTTEAVIADKPEKAAAAAPGGMPGGDMDF; via the coding sequence ATGGCCAAGATCATCGCGTTCGACGAGGAGGCACGGCGCGGTCTCGAGCGCGGGATGAACCAGCTCGCCGACGCCGTCAAGGTCACCCTCGGCCCCAAGGGCCGCAACGTCGTCCTCGAGAAGAAGTGGGGCGCCCCCACGATCACCAACGATGGTGTTTCCATCGCCAAGGAGATCGAGCTCGAGGACCCGTACGAGAAGATCGGCGCCGAGCTGGTCAAGGAAGTCGCCAAGAAGACGGACGACGTCGCCGGTGACGGAACGACCACCGCGACCGTCCTCGCCCAGGCCCTGGTGCGCGAGGGTCTGCGCAACGTGGCCGCCGGCGCCAACCCGATGGCCCTGAAGCGCGGCATCGAGAAGGCCGTCGAGGCCGTCTCCGCCGCCCTCCTGGAGCAGGCGAAGGATGTTGAGACCAAGGAGCAGATCGCTTCGACGGCCTCCATCTCCGCCGCCGACACCCAGATCGGCGAGCTCATCGCCGAGGCCATGGACAAGGTCGGCAAGGAAGGCGTCATCACGGTCGAGGAGTCGCAGACCTTCGGTCTCGAGCTCGAGCTCACCGAGGGCATGCGCTTCGACAAGGGCTACATCTCGGCGTACTTCGCGACCGACATGGAGCGTATGGAGGCGTCGCTCGACGACCCGTACATCCTGATCGTCAACTCGAAGATCAGCTCGGTCAAGGACCTGCTGCCGCTCCTCGAGAAGGTCATGCAGTCCGGCAAGCCGCTGCTGATCATCGCCGAGGACGTCGAGGGCGAGGCCCTGTCGACCCTGGTCGTCAACAAGATCCGTGGCACCTTCAAGTCCGTCGCCGTCAAGGCTCCGGGCTTCGGCGACCGCCGCAAGGCCATGCTCGGTGACATCGCCATCCTCACGGGCGGCACCGTCATCTCCGAGGAGGTCGGCCTCAAGCTGGAGAACGCCGGTCTCGACCTGCTCGGCCGCGCCCGCAAGGTCGTCATCACCAAGGACGAGACGACGATCGTCGACGGCTCCGGTGACAGCGACCAGGTCCAGGGTCGTGTCAACCAGATCCGCGCCGAGATCGAGAACAGCGACTCGGACTACGACCGCGAGAAGCTCCAGGAGCGCCTCGCCAAGCTCGCCGGCGGCGTGGCCGTCATCAAGGCGGGCGCGGCCACCGAGGTCGAGCTCAAGGAGCGCAAGCACCGCATCGAGGACGCCGTTCGCAACGCGAAGGCGGCCGTCGAGGAGGGCATCGTCGCCGGTGGTGGCGTGGCCCTGCTCCAGGCCTCCGCGGTGTTCGACAAGCTCGAGCTCGAGGGCGACGAGGCGACCGGCGCCAAGGCCGTGAAGCTGGCCCTGGAGGCCCCGCTCAAGCAGATCGCCGTCAACGGTGGTCTCGAGGGTGGCGTCATCGTCGAGAAGGTCCGCAACCTGCCCGTCGGCCACGGCCTGAACGCCGCGACCGGTGAGTACGTCGACATGATCGCCGAGGGCATCATCGACCCGGCGAAGGTCACGCGTTCCGCGCTCCAGAACGCCGCCTCCATCGCGGCGCTCTTCCTCACCACCGAGGCCGTCATCGCCGACAAGCCGGAGAAGGCCGCCGCGGCCGCTCCGGGCGGCATGCCGGGCGGTGACATGGACTTCTGA
- a CDS encoding cold-shock protein — translation MAQGTVKWFNAEKGYGFIAVDGGADVFVHYSAIQMDGYRTLEEGQRVEFEISQGQKGPQADMVKLAV, via the coding sequence ATGGCTCAGGGCACCGTCAAGTGGTTCAACGCGGAGAAGGGGTACGGCTTCATCGCGGTCGACGGTGGTGCGGATGTTTTCGTCCACTACAGCGCGATCCAGATGGACGGTTACCGCACCCTTGAAGAAGGTCAGCGAGTCGAGTTCGAGATCTCGCAAGGCCAGAAGGGTCCGCAGGCGGACATGGTCAAGCTCGCCGTCTGA
- a CDS encoding MoaD/ThiS family protein encodes MSVNVRIPTILRTYTGGKAEVAAEGATLAEVIADLEKNHTGIAARVLDDQGKLRRFVNVYVNDDDVRFEQGLETATPDGAGVSIIPAVAGG; translated from the coding sequence ATGAGCGTGAACGTCCGCATCCCCACGATCCTGCGCACTTACACCGGCGGCAAGGCCGAGGTCGCCGCCGAGGGCGCGACGCTGGCCGAGGTCATCGCCGACCTGGAGAAGAACCACACCGGGATCGCCGCGCGCGTCCTGGACGACCAGGGCAAGCTGCGCCGCTTCGTCAACGTGTACGTCAACGACGACGACGTGCGCTTCGAGCAGGGCCTGGAGACGGCCACGCCCGACGGTGCCGGTGTTTCGATCATTCCGGCGGTCGCGGGCGGCTGA
- the thrC gene encoding threonine synthase, translated as MSAQTVESRTSTENPSDSAGTSVDLGPASGLSCRECGQRFELGPIFACELCFGPLEVAYDLPLGDPEALRKQIEAGPENIWRYAPLLPVPADVADKPNLNPGFTKLVKAENLARELGVESGKLFVKDDSGNPTHSFKDRVVAQALEAARAFGFTTLSCSSTGNLAGAVGAAAARAGFRSCVFIPHDLEQGKVVMAAVYGGELVGIEGNYDDVNRFCSELIGDPLGEGWGFVNVNLRPYYGEGSKTLAYEICEQLGWRLPDQLVIPIASGSQLTKIDKGLQELIKLGLVEDKPYKIFGAQAEGCSPVSTAFKAGHDVVRPQKPDTIAKSLAIGNPADGPYVLDIARRTGGAVEDVNDEQIVDAIKLLARTEGIFAETAGGVTVGVTKKLIEAGLLDPTLTTVVLNTGDGLKTLDAVAATSQATATIRPSLDAFRDAGLAH; from the coding sequence ATGTCTGCACAGACCGTTGAAAGCCGTACCTCCACCGAGAACCCGTCCGACTCCGCCGGCACTTCCGTGGATCTCGGTCCGGCGTCCGGGCTTTCCTGCCGCGAATGCGGCCAGCGTTTCGAACTTGGCCCGATCTTCGCCTGCGAACTGTGTTTCGGACCGCTCGAAGTGGCTTATGACCTGCCGCTCGGCGACCCCGAGGCGCTGCGCAAGCAGATCGAGGCGGGCCCGGAGAACATCTGGCGTTACGCGCCGCTGCTGCCCGTCCCCGCCGACGTGGCCGACAAGCCGAACCTGAACCCGGGCTTCACCAAGCTGGTCAAGGCCGAGAACCTGGCGCGCGAGCTGGGCGTCGAGTCCGGCAAGCTGTTCGTCAAGGACGACTCCGGCAACCCGACGCACTCCTTCAAGGACCGCGTCGTCGCCCAGGCCCTGGAGGCCGCCCGCGCCTTCGGCTTCACCACGCTCTCCTGCTCCTCCACCGGCAACCTCGCCGGCGCGGTCGGCGCCGCCGCGGCGCGGGCCGGATTCCGCTCCTGCGTGTTCATCCCGCACGACCTGGAGCAGGGCAAGGTCGTCATGGCCGCGGTGTACGGCGGCGAGCTCGTCGGCATCGAGGGCAACTACGACGACGTGAACCGCTTCTGCTCCGAGCTCATCGGCGACCCGCTGGGCGAGGGCTGGGGCTTCGTCAACGTCAACCTGCGGCCGTACTACGGCGAGGGTTCCAAGACGCTGGCGTACGAGATCTGCGAGCAGCTCGGCTGGCGGCTGCCGGACCAGCTGGTCATCCCGATCGCCTCGGGCTCCCAGCTCACCAAGATCGACAAGGGTCTCCAGGAGCTGATCAAGCTCGGCCTCGTCGAGGACAAGCCGTACAAGATCTTCGGCGCCCAGGCCGAGGGCTGCTCCCCGGTGTCGACCGCCTTCAAGGCCGGACACGACGTCGTACGCCCGCAGAAGCCGGACACCATCGCCAAGTCGCTCGCCATCGGCAACCCGGCGGACGGCCCGTACGTCCTGGACATCGCGCGCCGTACGGGCGGGGCGGTGGAGGACGTCAACGACGAGCAGATCGTGGACGCCATCAAGCTGCTGGCCCGCACCGAGGGCATCTTCGCGGAGACCGCGGGCGGTGTGACGGTCGGCGTCACCAAGAAGCTCATCGAGGCCGGTCTCCTCGACCCCACGCTCACCACGGTGGTGCTCAACACCGGTGACGGACTCAAGACCCTGGACGCGGTGGCCGCCACGTCCCAGGCGACCGCCACCATCCGCCCGAGCCTGGACGCCTTCCGCGACGCGGGCCTCGCCCACTGA
- a CDS encoding glucosyl-3-phosphoglycerate synthase, with product MLEEVERWLSRRSWSAAERPLDRMLAAKHRTGTTVSVVLPALDEEATVGAIVATIRRELMTDAVPLVDELVVVDSGSRDRTAEVAAAAGARVVHRDAILPRVPALPGKGEVLWRSLLVTSGDVVCFVDADLRDFDAGFVSGIVGPLLTDPDVAFVKAMYDRPFGTTVGQGGRVTELVARPLLNLHWPRLAGVVQPLGGEYAARRSLLERLPFPVGYGVELALLVDALHTVGLDALAQVDVGVRKHRHQDGQALGRMAAAIYRTAQLRLSRGHLVRPELTQFVRGEHGFVPRTYAVDTEERPPMRDIEEYAVHRAA from the coding sequence GTGCTGGAAGAGGTGGAACGCTGGCTGAGCAGGCGTTCCTGGTCCGCGGCCGAGCGTCCGCTGGACCGGATGCTGGCCGCGAAACACCGCACGGGGACGACGGTCAGTGTCGTGTTGCCGGCGCTCGACGAGGAGGCCACGGTCGGCGCCATCGTGGCCACGATCCGCCGCGAGCTGATGACCGACGCGGTGCCGCTCGTCGACGAACTCGTGGTCGTCGACTCCGGCTCCCGCGACCGCACGGCCGAGGTCGCGGCCGCGGCCGGGGCCCGGGTCGTGCACCGCGACGCGATCCTGCCCCGCGTTCCCGCGCTGCCCGGCAAGGGCGAGGTCCTGTGGCGTTCGCTCCTGGTGACCAGCGGCGACGTCGTGTGCTTCGTCGACGCCGACCTGAGGGACTTCGACGCGGGGTTCGTCTCCGGCATCGTCGGGCCGCTCCTGACCGACCCGGACGTGGCCTTCGTCAAGGCGATGTACGACCGCCCCTTCGGGACCACGGTCGGGCAGGGCGGCCGGGTCACCGAGCTCGTGGCGCGCCCGCTGCTCAACCTGCACTGGCCCCGACTGGCCGGAGTGGTCCAGCCGTTGGGCGGGGAGTACGCGGCCAGGCGCTCCCTCCTGGAACGGCTGCCCTTCCCCGTCGGGTACGGGGTGGAGCTGGCGCTGCTCGTCGACGCGCTGCACACGGTGGGCCTCGACGCGCTGGCCCAGGTCGACGTGGGCGTACGCAAGCACCGCCACCAGGACGGGCAGGCGCTCGGCCGGATGGCCGCCGCGATCTACCGCACCGCGCAGCTACGGCTCTCGCGCGGCCATCTCGTACGGCCCGAGCTGACCCAGTTCGTGCGCGGCGAGCACGGCTTCGTACCGCGTACTTACGCGGTGGACACCGAGGAGCGGCCGCCGATGCGGGACATCGAGGAGTACGCGGTCCACCGGGCGGCATAG
- a CDS encoding alpha,alpha-trehalose-phosphate synthase (UDP-forming): MVTTHAAPRAQVLLASNRGPVSYALKDDGSLEPKRGGGGLVSGLSAIGSDVESVWVCAALGEGDREAVRRGVGEHGVRMLDIDAEVFSDAYNGIANSVLWFVQHMLYQTPLEPVFDAEFRRQWASYEAYNRAFAQALAAEAGDGARVLVQDYHLALVPGMLRELRPDLRIGHFSHTPWAPVDYFRMLPDDIARQLLRGMLGADRLGFLTRRWASAFMASVAGVLPAGEGELFGAAEGESGRCFFRHAPAGSLPARDTDIAVHSLGADGDFLRRRSHEPDVEERMAALREQIGAGRKTIVRVDRTELSKNIVRGLLAYRHLLEEHPEWRERVVHVAFAYPSRQDLAVYREYTEEVARVAADINSSYGTESWTPVVLHVQDDFARSLAAYRLADVALVNPVRDGMNLVAKEVPVVSDAGCVLVLSREAGAYEELGEDALVVNPYDVTGTASALYAALSMGEGERGERTKRLAAAGTALPPRAWFLGQLEALAP, from the coding sequence ATGGTCACCACGCACGCAGCCCCCCGGGCCCAGGTACTCCTCGCCTCCAATCGAGGCCCCGTTTCGTACGCTCTGAAGGACGACGGCTCCCTGGAGCCCAAGCGGGGCGGGGGCGGGCTCGTCTCCGGGCTCAGCGCGATCGGCTCGGACGTGGAGTCGGTGTGGGTGTGCGCGGCGCTCGGCGAGGGGGACCGCGAGGCGGTGCGGCGGGGCGTCGGTGAACACGGCGTCCGCATGCTGGACATCGATGCGGAGGTGTTCTCCGACGCGTACAACGGCATCGCCAATTCGGTGCTGTGGTTCGTCCAGCACATGCTGTACCAGACGCCGCTGGAGCCGGTCTTCGACGCGGAGTTCCGGCGGCAGTGGGCGTCGTACGAGGCGTACAACCGGGCCTTCGCCCAGGCGCTGGCGGCCGAGGCGGGGGACGGGGCGCGGGTCCTGGTGCAGGACTACCATCTCGCGCTGGTGCCCGGCATGCTCCGCGAGCTCCGCCCCGACCTGCGCATCGGCCACTTCTCGCACACGCCGTGGGCGCCGGTGGACTACTTCCGGATGCTGCCGGACGACATCGCGCGCCAGCTCCTGCGGGGCATGCTGGGCGCCGACCGGCTCGGCTTCCTGACGCGGCGCTGGGCGTCGGCGTTCATGGCGTCGGTGGCGGGGGTGCTGCCGGCGGGCGAGGGCGAGCTGTTCGGGGCGGCGGAGGGCGAATCGGGCCGGTGCTTCTTCCGGCACGCGCCGGCCGGCTCGCTTCCCGCGCGGGACACGGACATCGCCGTCCACTCGCTCGGCGCGGACGGGGACTTCCTGCGGCGGCGCTCGCACGAGCCCGACGTCGAGGAGCGGATGGCCGCGCTGCGCGAGCAGATCGGGGCCGGCCGCAAGACGATCGTGCGGGTCGACCGCACCGAGCTGTCCAAGAACATCGTGCGGGGTCTGCTCGCCTACCGGCACCTCCTGGAGGAGCACCCCGAGTGGCGCGAGCGGGTCGTGCACGTCGCCTTCGCGTACCCCTCCCGGCAGGACCTGGCGGTGTACCGGGAGTACACGGAGGAGGTGGCGCGGGTCGCCGCGGACATCAACTCCTCGTACGGTACGGAGAGTTGGACGCCGGTCGTGCTGCATGTCCAGGACGACTTCGCCCGTTCCCTCGCCGCGTACCGGCTGGCGGACGTCGCCCTCGTGAACCCCGTACGGGACGGGATGAACCTCGTCGCGAAGGAGGTGCCGGTCGTGTCGGACGCGGGGTGCGTGCTGGTGCTTTCGCGGGAGGCGGGGGCGTACGAGGAGCTCGGGGAGGATGCGTTGGTCGTGAACCCGTACGACGTGACGGGGACGGCTTCCGCGTTGTACGCGGCGCTGAGTATGGGGGAGGGGGAGCGGGGGGAGCGGACGAAGCGGTTGGCGGCGGCGGGGACGGCGTTGCCGCCGCGAGCCTGGTTCCTGGGCCAGCTGGAGGCCCTGGCCCCCTAG
- a CDS encoding alpha/beta fold hydrolase: MPTSTSTITTSTTPTTSTTSTLDRYYNQRLRWGSCARDADDATGRELDGTGLQCATATVPLNYSDPRGRTITIAMSRLKATDTRHRIGSLLINTGGPGGPGVGAPPAIRKAMKDVGARYDIIGFDPRFVGRSTPLDCGWPVGMPWLSAGATRASFDRQVTLHKSLADKCRAADASVLPYVTTRNTARDMDVMRRALGERRISYLGYSYGTYLGTVYTQMFPGRTDRVVLDGAFAPDDYRARLLKGTERENEEALADWAGWAAERHGVYGLGRSRAEVLATVEHVRAVSARAPLTIGTGADAFRIDDTQVPLLLYTGTADDTAAARASFADQLSLLAAAADGRPPRPLSPEFEAGLRYALRGEGGGATGMQTAIICGDVSDSHDPESYWRDVRRSRATHPLFGPLANNITPCAFWDRPREAPTRVSHDAKALIVAATGDPRTTYRSSLELHRLLPSSGLLTVEGANRHGLYGRYGSACVDDRVNTYLSTGTPPPDTPTCPTP, translated from the coding sequence ATGCCCACCTCCACCTCCACCATCACCACCTCCACCACCCCCACCACCTCCACCACCTCCACCCTCGATCGCTACTACAACCAGCGTCTGCGCTGGGGGAGTTGTGCCCGCGACGCGGATGACGCGACGGGCCGGGAGCTGGACGGAACGGGCCTCCAGTGCGCCACGGCGACGGTCCCGCTGAACTACTCCGACCCCCGGGGCCGGACGATCACCATCGCGATGTCCCGGCTCAAGGCCACCGACACCCGTCACCGCATCGGCTCGCTCCTGATCAACACGGGCGGTCCCGGGGGCCCCGGGGTGGGCGCGCCGCCGGCGATCCGGAAGGCGATGAAGGACGTCGGAGCGCGCTACGACATCATCGGCTTCGACCCGCGCTTCGTGGGCCGCAGCACCCCGCTGGACTGCGGCTGGCCCGTCGGTATGCCATGGCTCTCGGCCGGCGCCACCAGGGCTTCCTTCGACCGTCAGGTCACCCTGCACAAGAGCCTGGCCGACAAGTGCCGGGCCGCCGACGCCTCCGTGCTGCCGTACGTCACTACCCGCAACACCGCCCGCGACATGGACGTCATGCGGCGTGCCCTCGGCGAGCGGCGGATCTCCTACCTGGGCTACTCCTACGGCACCTACCTCGGCACGGTGTACACCCAGATGTTCCCCGGCCGCACCGACCGGGTGGTGCTCGACGGGGCGTTCGCGCCGGACGACTACCGTGCGCGGCTGCTGAAGGGAACCGAGCGGGAGAACGAGGAGGCGCTCGCGGACTGGGCGGGCTGGGCGGCGGAGCGGCACGGCGTGTACGGGCTGGGGCGCAGCCGTGCCGAGGTGCTGGCGACCGTCGAACACGTCCGGGCGGTGTCCGCCCGCGCGCCGCTGACCATCGGGACCGGCGCCGACGCCTTCCGCATCGACGATACGCAGGTGCCGCTTCTGCTCTACACGGGCACGGCGGACGACACCGCCGCGGCGCGGGCGTCCTTCGCCGATCAGTTGTCGCTCCTCGCGGCGGCGGCCGACGGGCGGCCGCCCAGGCCGTTGTCCCCGGAGTTCGAGGCGGGGCTCAGATACGCGCTGCGCGGCGAGGGGGGTGGTGCGACGGGCATGCAGACCGCGATCATCTGCGGCGATGTGTCGGACTCGCACGACCCCGAGTCGTACTGGCGGGACGTCCGCCGCAGCCGCGCGACGCATCCGCTGTTCGGCCCGCTGGCCAACAACATCACGCCCTGCGCGTTCTGGGACCGTCCGCGTGAGGCGCCCACGCGGGTGAGCCACGACGCGAAGGCCCTGATCGTGGCGGCGACGGGCGATCCCCGCACGACGTACCGGAGCAGCCTGGAACTGCACCGCCTGCTCCCGAGCTCCGGGCTCCTCACGGTTGAGGGTGCGAACAGGCATGGTCTGTACGGGCGTTATGGAAGTGCGTGTGTGGACGACAGGGTGAACACATACCTATCCACCGGAACCCCACCCCCCGACACCCCCACGTGCCCCACCCCCTAG
- the otsB gene encoding trehalose-phosphatase — protein MGSQPEPLPTPVTQYGRDGLAAILARPERAVIAVDFDGTLAEIVADPEQARAHPDAVPALAALAPHVASVAVVTGRPAGVAVRYGGFAGVPGLEHLVVLGHYGAERWDAVTGTVHTPDPHPGVAAARAELPGFLEAHGAWRGTWVEEKGQAVAVHTRRAQDPQAAFEALRAPLTDLAAQHGLVIEPGRMVLELRPPGMDKGVALTAYLREVGAESVLYAGDDLGDLPAFGAVEKLRSDGMPGLLVAADTVIDELAEKGDLLLDGPASVATFLKALATHM, from the coding sequence ATGGGAAGCCAACCGGAACCCCTGCCGACCCCCGTCACCCAGTACGGCCGTGACGGCCTCGCCGCGATCCTCGCGCGACCGGAGCGAGCCGTGATCGCCGTCGACTTCGACGGCACGCTCGCCGAGATCGTCGCCGATCCCGAACAGGCCCGGGCCCACCCCGACGCCGTCCCCGCGCTGGCCGCGCTCGCCCCGCACGTGGCGTCCGTAGCCGTGGTCACCGGCCGTCCGGCCGGCGTCGCGGTCCGCTACGGAGGCTTCGCGGGCGTACCGGGCCTGGAGCACCTCGTGGTCCTGGGCCACTACGGTGCGGAGCGCTGGGACGCCGTCACCGGCACCGTCCACACCCCCGACCCCCACCCCGGCGTGGCCGCCGCCCGCGCCGAACTCCCCGGATTCCTGGAGGCCCACGGGGCCTGGCGGGGCACCTGGGTGGAGGAGAAGGGGCAGGCCGTCGCGGTCCACACCCGCCGGGCCCAAGACCCCCAAGCCGCCTTCGAGGCCCTGCGCGCACCCCTCACCGACCTGGCGGCCCAGCACGGCCTGGTCATCGAACCCGGCCGGATGGTCCTGGAGTTGCGGCCCCCCGGCATGGACAAGGGGGTGGCGCTCACGGCGTATCTGCGCGAGGTGGGGGCGGAGTCGGTGCTCTACGCGGGCGACGACCTGGGGGACCTGCCCGCGTTCGGCGCGGTGGAGAAGCTGCGTTCGGACGGCATGCCGGGGCTGCTGGTGGCCGCGGACACCGTCATCGACGAACTCGCCGAAAAGGGCGACCTGTTGCTGGACGGCCCCGCGTCCGTGGCCACGTTCCTGAAGGCGCTCGCCACGCACATGTGA
- a CDS encoding DUF3263 domain-containing protein, protein MADDDLDARARAVLHLETRPWPTPGAKERAIREELGVSPTRYYQLLNALLDDTRALAHDPVTVNRLRRLREEQRARR, encoded by the coding sequence ATGGCAGACGACGACCTGGACGCCCGCGCCCGCGCCGTGCTCCACCTGGAGACCCGCCCCTGGCCCACCCCCGGCGCCAAGGAACGAGCCATCCGAGAGGAGCTCGGAGTCTCCCCGACCCGCTACTACCAGCTACTGAACGCCCTCCTCGACGACACCCGCGCCCTCGCCCACGACCCCGTCACGGTCAACCGCCTGCGCCGCCTCCGCGAGGAACAGCGAGCCCGACGATGA